A genomic window from Triticum urartu cultivar G1812 chromosome 7, Tu2.1, whole genome shotgun sequence includes:
- the LOC125525274 gene encoding superoxide dismutase [Fe] 2, chloroplastic-like, whose translation MLLPMRGLPAAPPRPLAHPHTAPAPPPSLLGPRRRRPSQRLSKVVSYYGLTTPPYKTDALEPYMSRRAVELHWGKHQQDYVDGLNKQLAISPLYGHTLEDLIKEAYNNGNPLPEYNDAAEVWNHHFFWESMQPEGGGSPEAGVLQQIEKDFGSFFNFREEFMRSALSLLGSGWVWLVLKRSERKLEVVHTRNAINPLAFGDIPIISLDLWEHAYYLDYKDDRRTYVSNFLDHLVSWHTVTLRMMRAEAFVNLGEPTIPVA comes from the exons ATGCTCCTCCCAATGCGCGGCCTCCCGGCCGCCCCACCCCGCCCGCTCGCCCACCCACACaccgcgcccgcgccgccgccctcgctCCTCGGTCCCCGGCGCCGCCGTCCGTCCCAGAGGCTCTCCAAGGTCGTGTCCTACTACGGCCTCACGACTCCGCCGTACAAAACC GACGCCCTGGAGCCGTACATGAGCAGGCGGGCGGTGGAGCTGCACTGGGGCAAGCACCAGCAGGACTACGTGGACGGGCTCAACAAGCAGCTGGCCATCAGCCCGCTCTACGGCCACACCCTCGAGGACCTCATCAAGGAGGCCTACAACAACGGCAACCCGCTGCCCGAGTACAACGACGCGGCTGAG GTCTGGAACCATCACTTCTTCTGGGAGTCGATGCAGCCGGAAGGCGGTGGCTCACCCGAGGCAGGCGTGCTGCAGCAGATCGAGAAGGACTTCGGCTCCTTTTTTAATTTCAGGGAGGAGTTCATGCGCTCGGCGTTGTCATTGTTGGGGTCTGGTTGGGTTTGGCTTGTCT TGAAGAGAAGCGAGAGGAAGCTCGAGGTGGTTCACACGCGAAACGCTATCAACCCACTTGCTTTTGGGGATATT CCAATCATCAGCCTAGACTTGTGGGAG CATGCTTACTACTTAGATTACAAG GATGACAGGCGAACATATGTGTCAAACTTTCTGGATCACCTTGTCTCTTGGCATACTGTCACTCTACGCATGATGCGCGCGGAGGCTTTTGTGAACCTTGGTGAACCAACTATCCCAGTGGCATGA
- the LOC125520054 gene encoding protein arginine N-methyltransferase PRMT10, with protein MASPPNGAAAAAAASSAAGGAPPVDKEVDFANYFCTYAYLYHQKEMLCDRVRMDAYHSAVFRNPHHFRGKVVLDVGTGSGILAIWSAQAGARKVYAVEATNVAEHARELVRANGVADIVEVIQGTMEDIVLPEKVDVIISEWMGYYLLRESMFDSVICARDRWLNPGGVMYPSHARMWLAPIRSGLGDKKMEDFEIAMNDWNHFVEDTQAYYGVNMNALTKAYRAEHEKFYLKSSIWNNLHPNQLIGQPAVVKEMDCLTATVEEIREVRAQVTLPINQDRTRLAALAGWFDVHFRGSKQNPAVEEVELNTAPDENGGTHWGQQVFLMTPAPRVNEGDSINVSFSMVRSKENHRLMDMDITYELHEASGRKLPAVATKIFLE; from the exons ATGGCGTCTCCCCCcaacggcgccgccgccgccgccgccgcctcctcggcCGCCGGGGGCGCGCCCCCCGTCGACAAGGAGGTCGACTTCGCCAACTACTTCTGCACCTACGCCTACCTCTACCACCAGAAGGAGATGCTCTGCGACCGCGTCCGCATGGACGCCTACCACTCCGCCGTCTTCCGCAACCCCCACCACTTCCGCGGCAAG GTGGTTCTTGATGTCGGCACCGGGAGCGGCATCCTCGCCATCTGGAGCGCTCAGGCCGGCGCCAGGAAGGTGTACGCCGTCGAGGCCACCAACGTGGCGGAGCACGCCCGCGAGCTCGTCCGCGCCAACGGGGTCGCCGACATCGTCGAGGTCATTCAGGGGACCATGGAGGACATTGTGCTGCCAGAGAAAG TTGATGTCATTATCTCTGAGTGGATGGGCTACTATCTCTTGAGAGAATCCATGTTTGATTCCGTCATATGCGCACGTGACCGCTGGTTGAATCCAGGTGGTGTAAT GTATCCTAGTCATGCTCGGATGTGGTTAGCTCCAATAAGAAGTGGTTTGGGTGACAAAAAGATGGAAGATTTCGAGATTGCTATGAATGACTGGAATCATTTTGTTGAGGACACTCAGGCTTATTATGGGGTCAACATGAATGCCTTGACAAAGGCATATCGTGCAGAACATGAGAAGTTCTATCTCAAG TCTTCGATTTGGAACAATCTTCATCCGAACCAACTTATTGGGCAACCTGCTGTCGTCAAGGAGATGGATTGCTTGACAGCAACCGTTGAAGAGATTCGAGAAGTTAGAGCACAAGTTACATTGCCAATCAACCAGGATAGAACAAGGCTAGCTGCATTGGCTGGGTGGTTTGATGTTCACTTTAGA GGTAGCAAGCAAAACCCTGCAGTTGAGGAAGTTGAATTGAATACAGCCCCAGATGAGAATGGTGGGACACACTGGGGTCAGCAG GTGTTCTTGATGACTCCAGCTCCGAGAGTAAATGAAGGGGACAGTATCAATGTTTCTTTCTCGATGGTTCGCTCAAAAGAGAATCACCGGCTTATGGATATGGATATCACCTATGAACTGCACGAGGCATCTGGAAGGAAGCTACCAGCAGTCGCAACCAAGATTTTCTTAGAGTAG